The Lactobacillus sp. CBA3605 genome contains a region encoding:
- a CDS encoding UbiX family flavin prenyltransferase: MKRIVIGITGASGTIYAVDLLEKLHQDPTVEVHLVMSTWAKKNLALETDYTLKQLKALADYTYNINDQGATIASGSFLNDGMVIVPASMKTVAGIATGFGDNLISRAADVMIKEQRKLVIVPRETPLSVIHLENLTKLAQLGAQIIPPIPAFYNQPKTIQDLVNHQTMKILDAFQIANKNDHRWEGA, encoded by the coding sequence ATGAAGCGGATTGTGATTGGAATTACCGGGGCGTCCGGAACGATTTATGCGGTTGATTTGTTAGAAAAGTTACATCAAGATCCAACGGTGGAAGTCCATTTGGTAATGAGTACCTGGGCTAAGAAAAATTTAGCCTTAGAAACGGACTACACCTTAAAGCAATTAAAGGCGTTAGCCGATTACACGTATAACATTAACGATCAAGGTGCCACGATTGCGAGTGGGTCGTTCTTAAATGATGGCATGGTCATTGTGCCGGCTAGCATGAAGACGGTCGCAGGGATTGCGACTGGTTTTGGTGACAACTTGATTTCACGAGCGGCGGACGTCATGATTAAGGAGCAACGTAAGTTAGTGATTGTTCCACGTGAAACACCGTTGAGCGTGATTCACTTAGAAAACTTAACCAAATTAGCCCAATTAGGCGCGCAGATTATTCCACCGATTCCAGCTTTTTATAATCAGCCGAAAACCATTCAGGATTTAGTTAATCATCAGACGATGAAAATCTTGGATGCCTTCCAAATTGCTAATAAGAATGATCACCGTTGGGAGGGCGCTTAG
- a CDS encoding amino acid decarboxylase — protein MPNFTTTQAGYQMTATLQVIGFDLLVVVTGGTNPHIGDVTTLTATTSPQTVKFPSHDGRFHKDNFISERLAQQLQPYLTGSCTITAGIHVNQITKAQIAAATPMTLDLGQQIIAWLQANPIQAVKPEYYR, from the coding sequence ATGCCAAATTTTACGACGACACAAGCAGGTTACCAGATGACGGCAACCTTGCAAGTGATTGGATTTGATTTATTGGTCGTAGTGACGGGTGGAACGAATCCTCATATTGGCGATGTCACCACGCTAACGGCGACAACGAGCCCACAAACGGTTAAATTTCCAAGTCATGATGGCCGTTTTCATAAAGATAATTTCATTTCAGAACGCTTAGCACAACAGTTACAGCCCTATCTAACGGGGAGCTGTACGATTACTGCTGGGATTCACGTTAATCAGATTACGAAGGCGCAGATTGCGGCGGCCACGCCGATGACCCTAGACTTAGGCCAACAAATTATTGCTTGGTTACAAGCTAATCCGATTCAAGCTGTTAAGCCTGAATATTATCGTTAA
- a CDS encoding aldo/keto reductase, producing the protein MVEQLVELNNGVEMPQIGFGVFQIIDEQKCESAVTQALQVGYRLIDTATAYQNEVAVGRAIKKSGIDRQALFITSKLWVADASYERAKAGIDASLNRLGLDYLDLYLLHQPYGDVIGAWRALEEAYQAGKIRAIGVSNFYADQLKNLELTTAIRPAINQIEINPWYQQTDAVQFLHSEGIQTEAWAPFAEGKQDIFTNQKLVAIGERYGKSVSQVILRWLLQRQIVVISKTSHRDRMETNHNSCDFELDDQDMQQITTLDQHYSQFFNHRDPVTIDQIFGTSIQKNRAANWKDSLPS; encoded by the coding sequence ATGGTTGAGCAATTGGTAGAATTAAATAATGGGGTTGAAATGCCACAAATTGGTTTCGGTGTTTTTCAAATTATTGATGAACAAAAATGTGAGTCTGCAGTAACTCAGGCCTTGCAAGTAGGTTATCGCTTAATTGATACTGCTACGGCTTACCAAAATGAAGTTGCGGTTGGGCGGGCCATTAAAAAAAGTGGTATTGATCGCCAAGCACTGTTTATTACGTCTAAACTATGGGTTGCTGATGCCTCATATGAACGAGCTAAGGCGGGGATTGACGCATCACTTAACCGACTGGGCTTAGATTATTTAGATTTATATTTATTACATCAACCTTATGGCGATGTTATTGGTGCATGGCGGGCATTGGAAGAGGCCTATCAGGCGGGGAAAATCCGCGCTATCGGAGTCTCAAACTTTTATGCCGATCAATTAAAAAATTTAGAGTTAACAACGGCTATCAGGCCTGCAATTAACCAGATAGAGATTAATCCCTGGTATCAGCAAACCGATGCTGTTCAGTTTTTACACTCAGAAGGCATTCAGACTGAGGCATGGGCACCATTCGCAGAGGGAAAACAAGATATTTTCACCAATCAGAAGCTGGTTGCGATTGGTGAACGGTATGGGAAGTCAGTTAGTCAGGTGATTTTACGCTGGCTATTGCAACGTCAAATTGTGGTTATTTCTAAAACAAGTCATCGAGACCGGATGGAAACAAATCATAATAGTTGTGACTTTGAACTGGATGATCAGGATATGCAGCAAATTACCACGCTTGATCAACATTATAGCCAATTTTTTAATCACCGTGATCCAGTCACTATCGATCAGATTTTTGGCACAAGTATTCAAAAGAATCGGGCGGCTAACTGGAAAGATAGTCTACCATCGTAA
- a CDS encoding aldo/keto reductase encodes MANVPMIKLNNGVEIPAVGFGVFQIENGGTKQAVLDAIDAGYRLIDTAQMYGNEAEVGEAIKASAVAREELFVTTKVWISSTGYDATMKAFDASLAKLQLDYLDMYLIHQPYGDVYGSWRAMEDLKKAGKVRAIGISNFKADRFVDLDIHNEVTPQLNQIEINPWNQQKDEMDWLNKEGIQPEAWAPFAEGKHHLFTNETLVTIAQTHNKGVGQVVLRWLYQRGVVSLAKSVHKSRMVENINIFDFKLSDAEMVQIANLDMKESAFFDHRDPKMVASLGGRQN; translated from the coding sequence ATGGCAAACGTACCAATGATTAAATTAAACAATGGTGTTGAGATTCCAGCAGTTGGGTTTGGTGTTTTTCAAATTGAAAATGGTGGGACCAAACAAGCGGTTTTAGATGCAATTGATGCAGGTTACCGGTTAATTGACACAGCGCAAATGTATGGCAATGAAGCCGAAGTTGGTGAAGCTATCAAAGCGTCAGCTGTTGCTCGTGAAGAACTCTTTGTGACAACCAAAGTGTGGATTAGCTCGACCGGTTATGATGCTACAATGAAGGCTTTCGACGCGTCATTAGCTAAATTGCAACTAGATTATCTAGACATGTACCTGATTCACCAGCCTTATGGTGACGTGTACGGCTCATGGCGTGCAATGGAGGACTTGAAAAAGGCTGGTAAGGTTCGGGCTATTGGCATTTCTAACTTTAAGGCTGACCGGTTTGTTGATCTTGATATTCACAACGAAGTCACGCCACAATTGAATCAAATTGAAATCAATCCGTGGAATCAGCAAAAGGATGAAATGGATTGGTTGAATAAGGAAGGCATTCAACCAGAAGCTTGGGCACCATTTGCTGAAGGCAAGCATCACTTGTTTACTAATGAAACATTAGTAACAATTGCCCAGACTCACAATAAAGGTGTTGGTCAAGTCGTACTACGCTGGCTCTATCAGCGAGGTGTCGTGTCATTGGCAAAATCAGTTCATAAAAGCCGGATGGTAGAGAATATCAATATTTTCGATTTCAAACTATCAGATGCTGAGATGGTTCAGATTGCAAACCTTGATATGAAGGAATCAGCTTTCTTCGATCACCGTGATCCAAAAATGGTGGCATCTCTCGGTGGTCGCCAAAATTAA
- a CDS encoding glucose-1-dehydrogenase: MYEDLKGKVAVITGGSKGIGSAISKRFGKEKMNVVINYNSDPVGAQKTADEVKVAGGQAVIVQANIATEKGANDLLSAAIDNFGDLDVWVNNAGMEIKSPTHELTLDDWNKVTAIDQTGVFLGSRTALAYFKAHNKPGNIINMSSVHERIPWPTFASYAAAKGSVKLFSQTIAMEYAQDNIRVNAIGPGAINTPINAKKFADPEQYAQTADMVPMNRIGTPEEVAAGAAWLASAESSYVTGITLFIDGGMTLYPAFKDGQG, encoded by the coding sequence ATGTATGAAGATTTAAAGGGTAAGGTAGCTGTTATTACAGGTGGTTCCAAAGGAATTGGCTCAGCAATCTCAAAACGTTTTGGCAAGGAAAAAATGAATGTCGTGATTAACTATAATAGTGATCCGGTCGGTGCACAAAAAACGGCTGATGAGGTTAAGGTCGCTGGTGGACAGGCTGTCATCGTTCAAGCTAATATCGCGACTGAAAAAGGTGCTAATGACTTATTAAGCGCAGCGATAGATAACTTTGGTGATCTGGATGTGTGGGTTAATAATGCGGGCATGGAAATTAAGTCGCCAACGCATGAACTCACACTTGATGATTGGAATAAGGTAACGGCTATTGATCAGACTGGGGTGTTCTTAGGTTCAAGAACGGCATTAGCTTACTTTAAAGCGCATAATAAGCCAGGAAATATTATTAACATGTCATCTGTTCATGAACGGATTCCATGGCCGACGTTTGCGAGTTATGCAGCCGCAAAAGGGAGCGTCAAGTTGTTTTCACAAACAATTGCGATGGAATATGCTCAGGACAACATTCGAGTCAATGCAATTGGACCTGGTGCAATTAATACACCGATCAACGCTAAGAAATTTGCTGACCCTGAACAATATGCGCAAACGGCTGATATGGTACCAATGAATCGTATTGGAACGCCGGAAGAAGTTGCTGCCGGAGCGGCCTGGTTAGCCTCCGCTGAGTCTAGTTATGTTACCGGTATTACGTTATTTATTGATGGTGGGATGACTTTGTATCCTGCTTTCAAGGATGGTCAGGGTTAA
- a CDS encoding GRP family sugar transporter has translation MTVIWMLLPAVAWGILPLIVSQLGGRPINQIFGTTIGTLLASIVVQIILQPAINLTAFLMAAAAGAFWIVGQLGQYTGYANIGVSKTMPISTGLQLVGTALVGVFLFGEWHTITARVFGGIGIGLLVLGVIMTAIQDHQGETSGKQIQTVVMLVLTTIGFIVFNAIPRALSASGIAIFLPESIGMVVAVIVYMLFRGQVKIVRQRTSWLNVIGGLVFSIASLSYIVSVSQNGVNAAFVVSQLSVVISTLGGLLFLHERKSRHELVLTLSGLGLIVVGAIVTTLI, from the coding sequence ATGACTGTTATTTGGATGTTATTGCCTGCAGTTGCGTGGGGCATCTTACCATTGATTGTGAGTCAATTAGGTGGTCGACCAATCAATCAGATTTTCGGCACAACTATTGGGACGTTATTAGCCAGCATCGTTGTTCAAATTATATTACAACCAGCTATTAATCTAACGGCATTTTTAATGGCAGCTGCGGCAGGTGCGTTCTGGATTGTGGGGCAGTTGGGACAATATACAGGCTATGCCAATATAGGTGTTTCTAAGACGATGCCAATTTCAACCGGTTTACAGCTGGTTGGCACAGCATTAGTAGGTGTCTTTTTGTTTGGTGAATGGCACACGATAACTGCTAGGGTGTTTGGTGGTATTGGAATCGGGTTGTTAGTCCTCGGAGTGATCATGACCGCTATTCAGGATCATCAAGGAGAAACCAGTGGCAAGCAAATACAGACAGTTGTCATGTTAGTGCTAACGACGATTGGGTTCATTGTTTTTAATGCAATTCCTAGAGCGCTATCAGCATCGGGGATTGCCATTTTCTTACCTGAATCGATTGGAATGGTTGTAGCTGTAATTGTTTATATGTTATTTCGTGGTCAAGTGAAAATTGTGAGACAACGGACGAGTTGGCTGAATGTTATTGGTGGCCTTGTTTTTTCGATCGCCTCACTGAGCTATATTGTATCGGTGAGTCAAAATGGGGTTAATGCAGCATTTGTTGTGTCTCAATTATCAGTAGTGATTTCCACGTTAGGCGGATTGTTATTTTTACATGAACGAAAATCACGGCATGAATTGGTGTTAACGCTAAGTGGTTTAGGACTGATTGTGGTGGGCGCAATTGTGACCACGTTGATCTAA
- a CDS encoding NAD(P)H-binding protein → MKVMILGAAGQIGRMVTQNLLKQTDDDLVLYGRNVTSRLSNLKSSRVTLVDGTFQEVATIKANLTDVDAVYLSFVANDDVIGPLVKTLAAAGIKRFIAANIPDLYQEVSGNFQSWYREHTGIIWQTPYKKAADIIESSQLDYIILRITWLYNQEGNTAVHVTKKGEPFTEAQVTRQAVAQFVTDLLTGQADYHRESLGLGEPGTDFEKPSFY, encoded by the coding sequence ATGAAAGTTATGATTTTAGGGGCCGCCGGTCAGATTGGTCGAATGGTTACGCAAAATCTGTTAAAGCAGACAGATGATGACTTGGTTTTATATGGTCGAAATGTGACGTCACGGTTGAGCAACTTGAAGAGCTCCCGGGTAACACTTGTAGATGGTACCTTTCAAGAAGTGGCGACAATTAAAGCAAACTTAACGGATGTAGATGCTGTTTACTTAAGTTTTGTCGCTAATGATGATGTCATTGGTCCTTTAGTGAAAACTTTGGCAGCAGCTGGCATTAAGCGATTTATTGCAGCCAATATTCCAGATCTCTATCAAGAAGTGAGTGGTAACTTTCAATCCTGGTATCGGGAACATACAGGGATTATTTGGCAGACACCATACAAAAAGGCCGCAGATATTATCGAAAGTAGTCAGTTAGATTACATTATTTTACGAATTACTTGGCTGTACAATCAAGAAGGAAATACAGCAGTTCATGTGACGAAGAAAGGTGAACCTTTTACTGAAGCGCAGGTCACAAGACAGGCGGTTGCTCAATTTGTCACGGATTTATTGACAGGGCAGGCGGATTACCATCGTGAGAGCTTGGGTCTGGGTGAGCCAGGAACGGACTTTGAAAAGCCTAGTTTTTACTAA
- a CDS encoding flavodoxin family protein translates to MMYLNKPTGERPARSTTEKIAGQPIAAYQLGKSASGWRNGYGTQSDNQDTNSKNQPTRRLTKAAKSIVIYFSRSGSTELLASKIAKQTDADLLEIVVSKPYPGNYQKTLARANSERESQDFPELHMQVPSLKQYDTVYLGYPIWAMTLSHPMTAFLIKNGNQLTDKKIAPFMTEGGYGQGDSVDRIKSILKSDGASENQFVSALVVDGNKVNQADKSINVWVAKTQTN, encoded by the coding sequence ATGATGTATTTGAATAAGCCTACTGGAGAGCGACCGGCGCGTTCGACAACTGAGAAAATTGCGGGTCAACCAATAGCGGCTTATCAATTAGGAAAATCAGCTAGTGGTTGGCGAAATGGTTATGGAACTCAATCTGACAATCAAGATACCAACAGTAAAAATCAACCAACACGTCGATTAACCAAAGCTGCAAAAAGTATTGTGATTTATTTTTCGAGGTCTGGTAGCACTGAACTACTGGCTAGTAAGATTGCTAAGCAGACTGATGCTGATTTATTAGAGATCGTGGTCAGCAAGCCATATCCAGGAAATTATCAAAAGACGCTAGCGCGTGCAAATTCAGAACGTGAGTCACAAGACTTTCCCGAATTGCATATGCAGGTCCCTAGCTTGAAGCAATACGATACTGTTTATCTGGGATATCCAATATGGGCCATGACCTTATCACATCCAATGACGGCTTTCCTGATAAAAAATGGTAACCAATTAACTGATAAGAAAATAGCCCCTTTTATGACTGAGGGGGGGTATGGTCAAGGTGATAGTGTTGATCGAATTAAGTCAATTTTAAAATCAGATGGTGCAAGCGAAAATCAATTTGTATCGGCGCTAGTTGTTGATGGGAATAAAGTTAATCAAGCAGATAAAAGCATCAATGTTTGGGTTGCAAAGACGCAAACAAATTAG